A genomic segment from Oceanivirga salmonicida encodes:
- a CDS encoding pseudouridine-5'-phosphate glycosidase, which translates to MNFNKHIELGEHVKNAIEKKAPIIALESTIISHGMPYPKNMETALEVEKLVKDNGCVPATIGIINGKIKIGLSHEDIKLLAKEGINVPKVSRRDIPYIISNKLNGATTVASTMIGANLAGIKIFATGGIGGVHRGAETTMDVSADLDELGQTNVAVVCAGAKSILDLRLTLEYLETKGVPVLGYKTKELPAFYTSKSGFNLDYKMNSSKEIADLLNTKWDLGLNGGVVIANPIPTEYEMDADLIESVISKAVIKANELDIKGKDTTPFLLDEIQKVTDGNSLESNIQLVFNNVKLACKIAKNM; encoded by the coding sequence ATGAACTTTAATAAGCACATAGAATTAGGAGAGCATGTAAAAAATGCCATAGAGAAAAAAGCACCAATAATAGCACTAGAATCAACAATAATTTCTCACGGTATGCCGTATCCTAAAAATATGGAAACTGCATTAGAAGTTGAAAAGTTAGTTAAAGATAATGGGTGTGTGCCTGCAACTATAGGTATAATAAATGGTAAAATAAAAATAGGTTTATCTCACGAAGATATAAAATTATTAGCAAAAGAGGGTATAAATGTACCTAAGGTTAGTAGAAGAGATATTCCATACATAATTTCAAACAAGTTAAATGGGGCTACAACGGTCGCTTCTACTATGATAGGCGCAAACTTAGCAGGTATTAAAATATTTGCAACAGGGGGCATAGGTGGAGTTCATAGAGGGGCAGAAACTACTATGGACGTATCTGCTGACCTTGATGAATTAGGACAGACTAATGTGGCTGTTGTTTGTGCAGGTGCTAAATCAATACTTGATTTAAGATTAACACTTGAATACCTTGAAACTAAGGGAGTTCCTGTATTAGGTTATAAGACAAAAGAATTACCTGCATTTTATACTTCAAAATCAGGATTTAACTTAGATTATAAAATGAATAGTTCAAAAGAAATCGCAGATTTGCTTAATACTAAATGGGATTTAGGTTTAAATGGTGGAGTAGTAATTGCTAATCCTATACCAACAGAATATGAAATGGATGCAGACTTAATTGAAAGTGTAATTTCAAAAGCCGTTATAAAAGCAAACGAATTAGATATTAAAGGTAAAGATACTACACCATTTTTATTAGATGAAATCCAAAAAGTAACTGATGGTAATTCATTAGAATCAAATATACAATTAGTATTTAATAATGTTAAATTAGCTTGTAAAATAGCTAAAAATATGTAA
- a CDS encoding ATP-binding protein codes for MIIKRDLYLNKLIAHKHNGRIKIITGIRRCGKSFLLSNLFKKHLLYEGVKLSNIIEISLDDIKYKELRNPEKCYKYVTDLIDENNKEKYYLLLDEVQLMTDFEDVLNGFLHLDNIDVYVTGSNSKFLSKDIATVFRGRGDEIRMFPLSFSEFYNSQNENFETAWEKYYTYGGLPYILTIDDEKEKIYYLKNLFEHTYLRDIVDRYNIKNDMNLSILVDIIASNIGSLTNPQKLSNTFKSEVKIDISMPTIKKYIDYLEEAFMVCGIKRYDIKGKKYINTPMKYYFEDIGLRNARLNFRQIEKTHIMENIIFNELRYRGYLVDIGMIKIDEKNSLGKYERKQIEIDFIANQGIQKYYIQSAFNLPTSEKEKQEKRPFLNIADSFKKIIIVKDNILIQKDDNGIITMGLKEFLLNPNSLELS; via the coding sequence ATGATTATAAAAAGAGACTTATATTTGAATAAATTAATAGCACATAAACACAATGGTAGAATAAAAATAATAACTGGTATCCGTAGATGCGGTAAATCTTTTTTACTAAGTAATCTATTTAAAAAACATTTATTATATGAAGGTGTTAAATTAAGCAATATAATTGAAATATCACTTGATGATATAAAATATAAAGAATTAAGAAATCCTGAAAAATGCTATAAATATGTTACTGATTTAATTGATGAAAATAATAAAGAAAAATACTATCTATTATTAGATGAAGTCCAATTAATGACTGATTTTGAAGATGTATTAAACGGATTTTTACATTTAGATAATATAGACGTTTATGTTACTGGAAGCAACTCTAAATTTTTATCAAAAGATATTGCAACAGTTTTTAGGGGTCGTGGCGATGAAATAAGAATGTTCCCTTTAAGTTTTTCTGAATTTTATAATTCACAAAACGAGAATTTTGAAACTGCATGGGAAAAATACTATACTTATGGGGGATTACCTTATATCTTAACCATAGATGATGAAAAAGAAAAAATATATTATTTAAAAAATTTATTTGAGCATACTTATTTAAGAGATATTGTTGATAGATATAACATTAAAAATGATATGAATTTATCTATACTAGTTGACATTATAGCTTCAAATATTGGGTCATTAACTAATCCGCAAAAATTATCTAATACTTTTAAAAGTGAAGTAAAGATTGATATTTCAATGCCTACCATAAAAAAATATATAGATTATTTAGAAGAAGCATTTATGGTATGTGGCATAAAAAGATATGATATTAAAGGAAAAAAATATATAAATACACCTATGAAATACTATTTTGAAGATATTGGTTTAAGAAATGCAAGACTTAATTTTAGACAAATTGAGAAAACACATATTATGGAAAACATAATATTTAATGAATTAAGATATAGGGGTTATTTAGTAGACATTGGCATGATTAAAATAGATGAAAAAAATTCTCTTGGAAAATATGAAAGAAAGCAAATTGAAATTGATTTTATTGCTAATCAAGGAATCCAAAAATACTATATACAGTCTGCATTTAATTTACCAACAAGCGAAAAAGAAAAACAAGAAAAAAGACCATTTTTAAATATTGCCGATTCATTCAAAAAAATAATAATTGTTAAAGATAATATATTAATCCAAAAAGATGATAATGGAATAATAACTATGGGATTAAAAGAATTTTTATTAAATCCTAACAGTTTAGAATTATCTTAA
- a CDS encoding carbohydrate kinase — translation MTNKERKIFTLIKKHPEITQKEIAKRLNMTRTSVAVHITHIMEKGYILGRQYVIRKKPLILVIGGSNIDIQGFPTNNFELHNSNIGEINRTYGGVGRTIAVNSNRLVENTKLVTVLSNSKDGMDILEDLKKENVDVSDILFSDKPMSMYLSIFDNKREMVSAISDMELVNELTPEFLMNKDGLFEDAEIIALDTNLPQETLIYAANNKKEDQKIILDTVSAEKAKKITPILDKIDVLKTNKIELEAIMGTPLKNIKSIKSACKTLIDKNVKKIFVTLGENGVIYANSKKIVKISNPKNIKVVDVNGAGDTFTAALIYAELSKFNMEHMTKFAQCAAIYKISKLGPSPKCFSLEKIKETINTYYKDLDIKGEFLNEL, via the coding sequence ATGACTAATAAAGAAAGAAAAATTTTCACACTGATAAAAAAACATCCTGAGATAACACAAAAAGAAATTGCTAAACGATTAAATATGACAAGAACTTCTGTTGCTGTACATATTACCCATATTATGGAAAAGGGGTATATTTTAGGGAGACAGTATGTTATACGTAAAAAACCTCTAATTTTAGTAATTGGGGGATCTAACATAGATATACAAGGTTTTCCAACAAATAATTTTGAACTACATAATTCTAATATAGGAGAAATAAATAGAACTTACGGCGGTGTTGGAAGAACAATAGCAGTAAATTCAAATAGATTAGTAGAAAACACTAAATTAGTAACTGTTTTAAGTAATAGTAAAGATGGTATGGACATATTAGAGGATTTAAAAAAAGAAAATGTTGATGTTTCTGATATACTATTTTCAGATAAACCAATGTCTATGTACTTATCAATATTTGATAATAAAAGAGAAATGGTATCAGCTATTTCAGATATGGAATTAGTAAATGAACTAACTCCTGAGTTTTTAATGAATAAAGATGGTCTTTTTGAAGATGCTGAAATTATAGCACTAGATACTAATTTGCCACAAGAAACTTTAATTTATGCAGCAAATAATAAAAAAGAGGATCAAAAAATAATATTAGATACTGTTTCAGCAGAAAAAGCTAAAAAAATAACACCTATATTAGATAAAATTGATGTTCTTAAAACAAATAAAATAGAATTAGAAGCCATTATGGGAACACCTTTAAAAAATATAAAGAGCATTAAAAGTGCTTGTAAAACTTTAATAGATAAAAATGTAAAGAAAATATTTGTAACTTTAGGTGAAAATGGAGTTATTTATGCAAATAGTAAGAAAATTGTAAAAATTTCTAATCCTAAAAATATAAAAGTTGTTGATGTAAATGGAGCAGGAGATACATTCACAGCTGCATTAATATATGCTGAATTATCAAAATTCAACATGGAACATATGACTAAATTTGCACAATGTGCCGCTATATATAAGATATCAAAATTAGGTCCTTCACCTAAATGTTTTTCATTAGAAAAAATTAAGGAAACAATCAATACATATTATAAAGATTTAGATATAAAAGGAGAATTTTTAAATGAACTTTAA
- a CDS encoding tRNA dihydrouridine synthase yields the protein MLVYISPMSGYTDFAYRQIMKKFNPDLMYCEMINSNLLIQENYNTLNSIMRISDDENTGVQLFGSDIQDLYNNFIKLNELGYKDLLLNLGCPQPKILKNGAGANMLHRIDEINHLLSSLKEKNIKISLKIRLSEYTAKYFEMANKYEIPYLCIHTRTKEQLFKGNANHEITEKLSNLDRNFKFIANGNIHSLEDYQKISKLNIDGVMLARGVVGNPHLIKEIKENRKIEVTLEQTKKLVIEHLNYLSEDKGEQKASIEINKFLKEYFKNIDRQTLKDIILDKNFETKIEKISHIK from the coding sequence ATGTTAGTGTATATTTCGCCTATGTCAGGTTATACTGACTTTGCATATAGGCAAATAATGAAAAAATTTAATCCTGATCTTATGTATTGCGAAATGATAAATTCAAATTTATTAATTCAAGAAAACTATAATACTTTAAATAGTATTATGCGTATAAGTGATGATGAAAATACTGGAGTACAATTATTTGGTAGTGATATACAGGATTTATACAATAATTTTATAAAATTAAATGAACTTGGTTACAAAGATTTACTTCTTAATTTAGGTTGTCCACAGCCAAAAATACTTAAAAATGGTGCTGGTGCTAATATGTTACATAGAATAGATGAAATAAACCATTTATTATCTAGTCTTAAAGAAAAAAATATTAAAATTTCTTTAAAAATAAGGCTTTCTGAATATACAGCCAAATATTTTGAAATGGCTAACAAGTATGAAATACCTTATCTATGCATACATACTAGAACAAAAGAACAACTTTTTAAAGGAAATGCTAATCATGAAATAACTGAAAAACTTTCAAACTTAGATAGAAACTTTAAATTTATTGCAAATGGAAATATTCATAGTTTAGAAGATTATCAAAAAATCTCTAAACTTAATATAGATGGTGTCATGCTTGCAAGAGGTGTAGTTGGAAACCCACATTTAATTAAAGAAATTAAAGAAAATAGAAAAATTGAAGTTACACTAGAACAAACCAAAAAACTAGTAATAGAACACCTAAATTATCTAAGTGAAGATAAAGGTGAGCAAAAAGCAAGTATAGAAATAAATAAATTTTTAAAAGAATATTTTAAAAATATAGATAGACAAACTTTAAAAGATATTATTCTAGATAAAAATTTTGAAACTAAAATAGAAAAAATAAGCCACATTAAATAA
- a CDS encoding ABC transporter ATP-binding protein: MRKYDIKRYIFPFLLILIMIIINVYFSSEIPKGLAKNIDIGIVKNDFEFIKYNSLKMLGMAFLATIFSILYIFLIAKVTATIAKELRVKLFNKVQYFSTKNLSKFGISSLLTRTTNDITKFQESLGMILRISILAPITLVITIIQAYKIAPHMLSVLAVLIGILTIGIIIAVFLLLKKFSVLQKLTDKMNAILREILSGKRVIRAFNKQEYESQKFNDVNLDIKVVYNFINIIISLINPFAEFMINISVAVVVYFIAKFIPIYNTQIGVIFAFIQYSVMIMISFLMLTSILFVIPRAYVSFKRIDEVLSEKIEIVNDESKEKLERIESIEFKNVSFSYDKAESTVIENLSFEIKSNETLGIIGSIGSGKSTIAKLLLRFLDNTGGKILINGKEIKEYTLNSLRDRISYVPQISKLFNLSILKNVAYADSNPNIDRVNMAINYAKATDFADLDIELNEGAANLSGGQKQRIQIARGIYKDADLIIFDDSFSALDNRTDRQIRENLDKLDLMKIIISQKLLTIKNANKIIVLDDGIMVGFGTHDELIKNCEIYKEIYNIQVGDIDESI, from the coding sequence ATGAGAAAATATGATATAAAAAGATATATATTCCCTTTTTTACTTATATTAATAATGATAATTATAAACGTATATTTTTCTAGTGAAATTCCAAAAGGATTGGCTAAAAATATAGATATAGGTATAGTAAAAAATGATTTTGAATTTATTAAATATAACTCATTAAAAATGTTAGGTATGGCTTTTTTAGCGACTATATTTTCTATATTATATATATTTTTAATAGCAAAAGTAACAGCAACAATTGCTAAGGAATTAAGAGTTAAATTATTTAATAAGGTACAGTATTTTTCTACTAAAAATTTGTCCAAGTTTGGTATATCAAGTTTGCTTACAAGAACAACAAACGATATTACAAAATTTCAAGAATCATTAGGAATGATACTTAGAATTTCAATATTAGCCCCTATAACATTAGTTATAACAATTATTCAAGCATATAAGATAGCACCACATATGTTATCAGTATTGGCTGTATTAATAGGAATATTAACAATTGGTATAATAATAGCAGTATTTCTTTTACTTAAAAAATTTAGTGTATTACAAAAATTAACAGATAAAATGAATGCAATTTTAAGGGAAATATTGAGTGGTAAAAGAGTAATTAGAGCATTTAATAAGCAAGAATACGAAAGTCAAAAATTTAATGATGTAAATTTAGATATAAAAGTAGTTTATAACTTTATAAATATAATTATATCATTAATAAATCCATTCGCAGAATTTATGATAAATATTTCAGTTGCAGTTGTGGTATATTTTATTGCAAAATTTATCCCTATATATAATACACAAATTGGGGTAATATTTGCATTTATACAATATAGTGTAATGATAATGATATCATTTTTAATGTTAACTTCTATACTTTTTGTAATACCTAGAGCCTATGTTTCATTTAAAAGAATAGATGAAGTATTAAGTGAAAAAATTGAGATAGTTAATGATGAAAGCAAAGAAAAATTAGAAAGAATTGAAAGTATAGAATTTAAAAATGTAAGTTTTTCATATGATAAGGCAGAATCAACCGTTATAGAAAATTTAAGTTTTGAAATAAAAAGCAATGAAACATTAGGAATAATAGGTAGTATTGGTTCAGGTAAAAGTACCATAGCCAAATTATTATTAAGATTTTTAGATAATACTGGCGGTAAAATATTAATAAATGGCAAAGAAATTAAAGAATATACTCTTAATTCATTAAGAGATAGAATTTCATATGTACCACAAATAAGTAAATTATTTAATTTAAGTATATTAAAAAATGTAGCCTATGCAGATAGTAATCCTAATATAGATAGAGTAAATATGGCTATAAATTATGCCAAAGCAACTGATTTTGCTGATTTAGATATAGAATTAAATGAAGGAGCAGCTAATTTATCAGGTGGACAGAAACAAAGAATACAAATTGCAAGAGGGATTTACAAAGATGCTGATTTAATAATATTTGATGATAGTTTTTCTGCACTAGATAATAGAACAGATAGACAAATAAGAGAAAATTTAGATAAGTTAGATTTAATGAAAATAATAATATCACAAAAATTACTTACTATAAAAAATGCAAATAAAATAATAGTATTAGATGATGGTATAATGGTTGGATTTGGTACACATGATGAATTAATTAAAAACTGTGAGATTTATAAAGAAATATATAATATACAAGTAGGTGATATAGATGAAAGTATTTAA